Proteins from a genomic interval of Polyodon spathula isolate WHYD16114869_AA chromosome 1, ASM1765450v1, whole genome shotgun sequence:
- the shisa3 gene encoding protein shisa-3 homolog: MLSLLHCLLLGYFTWNLRISDAHGEFCHGWVDSNGNYHEGFQCPEDFDTLDATVCCGSCSLRYCCAAADARLDQGSCTNDRELENTEFAAQPVYVPFLVVGSIFIAFIIVGSLVAVYCCTCLRPKQSTQQPIRFSLRSCQTETIPMILTTTSVRTPSRQSSTATSSSSTAGSIRRFSIGRTEPGHSCLVSAPPPPYTSPGSLQTPHPLHLAQPSGFLLPQQYFPYPLQPEPFTPGKSFTDFNQS, encoded by the exons ATGTTGTCTCTGTTGCACTGCCTTTTGCTGGGGTATTTCACGTGGAACCTGAGGATCTCGGACGCCCACGGAGAGTTCTGCCATGGCTGGGTGGACAGTAATGGGAATTACCACGAAGGATTCCAGTGTCCGGAGGATTTCGACACTTTGGATGCTACTGTTTGCTGTGGCTCGTGCTCTCTCAGATATTGCTGTGCAGCCGCGGATGCTAGACTGGACCAGGGCAGCTGCACGAATGACAGGGAGCTGGAGAATACAGAATTTGCAGCAC AACCAGTTTATGTGCCGTTCCTTGTCGTTGGATCCATCTTCATTGCCTTCATCATTGTGGGCTCTCTGGTGGCTGTTTACTGCTGCACCTGTTTGAGACCAAAGCAAAGCACCCAGCAGCCAATCAGGTTCTCCCTTCGAAGCTGCCAGACGGAAACTATCCCTATGATTTTAACCACAACCAGTGTGAGGACTCCCTCCAGGCAGTCAAGCACAGCGACAAGCTCCAGCTCCACAGCAGGGTCCATTCGCAGGTTCTCTATCGGTAGAACCGAGCCGGGACACAGCTGCCTTGTCTCAGCTCCTCCGCCCCCTTACACCTCACCAGGGAGCCTGCAGACTCCCCATCCTCTCCACCTTGCTCAGCCCTCTGGGTTCCTGCTCCCGCAACAGTATTTCCCTTATCCCCTACAACCAGAACCATTCACGCCTGGAAAAAGCTTCACAGATTTCAACCAAAGCTGA